A stretch of Primulina tabacum isolate GXHZ01 chromosome 13, ASM2559414v2, whole genome shotgun sequence DNA encodes these proteins:
- the LOC142523418 gene encoding meiosis-specific protein ASY1, translating into MVVAQKVKESEITEQDSLLLTRNLLRIAIFNISYIRGLFPEKYFNDKSVPALDMKIKKLMPMDAESRRLIDWMEKGVYDALQKKYLKTLLFCVCETVDGPMIEEYSFAFSYSNSDSQEVSMNINRSGTKKGGSFKCNSTTEITPSQMRSSACKMVRTLIQLMRTLDKMPEERTLLMKLLYYDDVTPSDYEPPFFRGSTEEEAHNPWTRNPLRMEIGRVNSKHLVLALKVKSVLDPCEDENNDNPHDEVSLGVDSTQKVEDSESENEISDLDDDRYIVAPIGKQQCQENGASDEDNTQDPSEDEKQFGRVKYWIISHHLETVELTDVLSYFPDISVILIEEIMERLVNEGIVSKAGAESYFINKKKLEYEFDAVKEEDGGKASNMCLDHMYMKALYHALPMNYVSISKLQNKLEGEANQATVRKLIDKMIQDGFVEVSGNRRLGKRVIHSDLTKKKLNEVKKILDSDAMDVDLKEPFNKSNHPEAETIGNNHNDLSTCGGLHSIGSDVTRTRGRSDAHQNGLSRTESGATRRRERVHTPTSRIEPAASRESFVPGAEDGRANEKTNHCDEMDIVVSKSTQDKRFRKASTVKEPILQHAKRQKSQAA; encoded by the exons ATG GTGGTTGCACAGAAAGTGAAGGAATCAGAGATCACTGAGCAGGACTCGCTTCTTCTC ACAAGGAATCTGTTACGCATTGCTATATTTAACATCAGTTACATCAGAGGTCTTTTCCCCGAGAAATATTTTAATGATAAGTCTGTTCCGGCCTTGG ACATGAAGATCAAAAAGCTTATGCCTATGGATGCTGAATCACGCAGACTCATTGATTGGATGGAGAAAG GTGTTTATGATGCGTTACAGAAAAAGTATTTGAAAACACTCTTGTTCTGTGTCTGTGAAACAGTGGATGGCCCAATGATCGAGGAATATTCAT TTGCATTCAGTTACTCTAATTCTGATAGCCAAGAGGTCTCAATGAACATCAATCGTAGTGGGACCAAAAAGGGAGGGTCGTTCAAGTGTAACTCCACAACAGAGATAACTCCTAGTCAGATGAG GAGTTCTGCATGTAAAATGGTTCGCACATTGATTCAACTAATGAGAACTCTGGATAAGATGCCTGAAGAG CGAACTCTATTGATGAAGCTACTATATTATGACGATGTTACG CCTTCGGACTATGAGCCCCCATTTTTTAGAGGCAGCACGGAAGAGGAAGCTCATAATCCATGGACTAGAAATCCCTTGAGGATGGAAATTGGCAGGGTCAACAGTAAACATCTAGTATTAGCTCTGAAG GTTAAAAGTGTGCTTGATCCTTGTGAAGATGAAAATAATGACAATCCCCATGATGAGGTAAGCTTGGGAGTTGATTCTACCCAAAAAGTTGAAGATAGTGAATCTGAGAATGAG ATCAGTGATTTAGATGATGATCGATACATTGTTGCACCTATAG GAAAACAACAATGTCAAGAAAATGGTGCAAGTGATGAAG ATAATACTCAGGATCCATCAGAAGATGAAAAACAATTTGGAAGGGTGAAGTACTGGATAATCTCACACCACCTTGAAACTGTTGAGCTTACTGATGTTCTCTCATATTTTCCCGATATCTCTGTG ATCTTGATTGAAG AAATTATGGAGAGGCTGGTGAATGAAGGTATTGTATCAAAAGCTGGAGCAGAAAGTTACTTCATCAATAAGAAg AAACTTGAGTACGAGTTTGATGCTGTGAAAGAGGAAGATGGTGGCAAAGCTAGTAATATGTGTTTAGATCACATGTATATGAAG GCTTTGTATCATGCTCTTCCAATGAACTATGTAAGTATCTCAAAGCTTCAGAATAAACTTGAGGGTGAAGCCAACCAGGCTACAGTTCGCAAGCTTATTGACAAAATGATCCAAGATGGCTTTGTTGAAGTCAGTGGCAACCGCAGACTAG GAAAACGTGTGATCCATTCCGATCTTACTAAGAAAAAGTTAAACGAAGTAAAGAAGATTTTAGACTCAGATGCTATG GATGTGGATTTGAAGGAGCCATTTAACAAGTCCAATCACCCAGAGGCTGAGACTATTG GTAACAATCACAATGACTTGTCCACCTGTGGTGGCCTCCACTCGATTGGATCAGATGTCACACGCACCCGGGGCAGATCTGATGCACACCAGAATGGCTTGAGTAGGACTGAATCAGGTGCAACTAGGAGAAGGGAACGTGTACATACTCCTACAAGCAGGATTGAG CCTGCTGCTTCTAGAGAGAGCTTTGTGCCTGGGGCTGAAGATGGCAGAGCCAATGAAAAAACTAACCACTGTGACGAGATGGACATTGTTGTAAGCAAGTCAACTCAGGACAAGCGTTTCAGGAAAGCAAGCACT GTCAAGGAGCCCATCCTCCAGCACGCAAAGCGCCAGAAATCTCAAGCTGCGTAA
- the LOC142523022 gene encoding REF/SRPP-like protein At1g67360 isoform X1, giving the protein MASAQVEVESERSTDVQLKHLGFVRIVAINAVVVLSNIYGYVKRNSGPLKSTVGTVENAVTAVVTPVYDRFQGVPGDLLVFIDEKVDKAIHTFDECAPSAVMNAVSKSQLIVKRASQIAQDLVKEAQVSGPLAAISHAATISKHFAVGQLAVLWYKVNKYPALHGVSETAVATAAHWSEKYNKLVIDLAAKGNNVFNYVPLVPVDEMARAYKQVEAAANKKVDASSSSGSDSDKE; this is encoded by the exons ATGGCTTCAGCTCag GTCGAGGTCGAGTCGGAGAGGAGTACTGATGTACAGCTGAAGCACCTGGGTTTTGTGAGAATTGTTGCGATAAACGCCGTGGTAGTGTTGTCTAATATCTACGGATACGTGAAACGAAACTCTGGGCCGCTCAAATCCACCGTCGGGACGGTGGAGAACGCCGTGACGGCCGTTGTGACCCCTGTTTACGACAGATTTCAGGGCGTTCCCGGTGATCTCCTTGTCTTTATCGACGAGAAG GTCGATAAAGCAATTCACACATTTGACGAGTGTGCTCCTTCTGCCGTCATGAACGCTGTCTCGAAGAGCCAATTGATTGTCAAAAGGGCATCCCAGATAGCACAAGATTTGGTGAAGGAAGCTCAGGTTTCCGGTCCCCTTGCTGCCATTTCTCACGCTGCTACTATATCCAAGCATTTTGCAGTGGGTCAACTAGCTGTGCTGTGGTACAAAGTTAACAAGTATCCAGCTTTGCATGGAGTGTCTGAGACGGCTGTTGCTACAGCAGCACATTGGTCTGAGAAGTACAACAAATTGGTTATAGATTTGGCAGCCAAAGGTAATAATGTCTTCAACTATGTTCCGTTAGTGCCTGTTGACGAAATGGCCAGAGCTTACAAGCAAGTAGAGGCAGCTGCAAATAAGAAAGTGGATGCAAGCAGCTCGAGTGGAAGTGATTCGGATAAGGAATAA
- the LOC142523022 gene encoding REF/SRPP-like protein At1g67360 isoform X2, with product MASAQVESERSTDVQLKHLGFVRIVAINAVVVLSNIYGYVKRNSGPLKSTVGTVENAVTAVVTPVYDRFQGVPGDLLVFIDEKVDKAIHTFDECAPSAVMNAVSKSQLIVKRASQIAQDLVKEAQVSGPLAAISHAATISKHFAVGQLAVLWYKVNKYPALHGVSETAVATAAHWSEKYNKLVIDLAAKGNNVFNYVPLVPVDEMARAYKQVEAAANKKVDASSSSGSDSDKE from the exons ATGGCTTCAGCTCag GTCGAGTCGGAGAGGAGTACTGATGTACAGCTGAAGCACCTGGGTTTTGTGAGAATTGTTGCGATAAACGCCGTGGTAGTGTTGTCTAATATCTACGGATACGTGAAACGAAACTCTGGGCCGCTCAAATCCACCGTCGGGACGGTGGAGAACGCCGTGACGGCCGTTGTGACCCCTGTTTACGACAGATTTCAGGGCGTTCCCGGTGATCTCCTTGTCTTTATCGACGAGAAG GTCGATAAAGCAATTCACACATTTGACGAGTGTGCTCCTTCTGCCGTCATGAACGCTGTCTCGAAGAGCCAATTGATTGTCAAAAGGGCATCCCAGATAGCACAAGATTTGGTGAAGGAAGCTCAGGTTTCCGGTCCCCTTGCTGCCATTTCTCACGCTGCTACTATATCCAAGCATTTTGCAGTGGGTCAACTAGCTGTGCTGTGGTACAAAGTTAACAAGTATCCAGCTTTGCATGGAGTGTCTGAGACGGCTGTTGCTACAGCAGCACATTGGTCTGAGAAGTACAACAAATTGGTTATAGATTTGGCAGCCAAAGGTAATAATGTCTTCAACTATGTTCCGTTAGTGCCTGTTGACGAAATGGCCAGAGCTTACAAGCAAGTAGAGGCAGCTGCAAATAAGAAAGTGGATGCAAGCAGCTCGAGTGGAAGTGATTCGGATAAGGAATAA
- the LOC142522616 gene encoding F-box protein At1g67340-like: MNWRGMATRGDMCVEGGDAAAKRNRSGLAGEENGGRKRLKGSPEGDGGGDLFDALPDDIVLCILCKLSSSAECPVDFINVLITCKRLNSLSLQPVVLSKACHKMLAIKAKKWSESTNRFLVRCVNSGSVEACFILGMILFYCFQNRGDGVALIARAAITSHAHALYSLAVIQFNGSGGSKNHKDLRAGVALCSRAAFLGHVDAMRELGHCFQDGYGVNRNVLEGRRFLLQANARELALVITTTPGAVVPRAWLRWSPHRHLQGPLMSDFGCDIPAAETHPANQFLYDWFSSRGGDPSPGLRLCSHSGCGRPETRMNEFRRCSVCGTVNYCTRACQALDWKYRHKAECGNEGGAEANGNGRALHRYGDLNALINLNEEAEAIA, from the exons ATGAATTGGCGTGGCATGGCGACGAGGGGGGATATGTGCGTGGAGGGAGGTGATGCGGCGGCGAAGCGAAACCGAAGTGGATTAGCCGGTGAGGAAAATGGTGGCCGGAAAAGGCTGAAGGGGTCGCCCGAGGGAGATGGTGGCGGCGATTTGTTCGATGCTTTGCCGGATGATATCGTTCTTTGTATTCTCTGTAAACTGAGTTCCTCCGCGGAATGCCCCGTGGATTTCATCAATGTCTTGATAAC ATGCAAAAGGCTGAACAGTTTAAGCCTCCAGCCGGTGGTGTTATCGAAAGCCTGTCACAAAATGCTGGCAATCAAAGCGAAGAAATGGTCGGAATCCACCAACCGATTCCTCGTACGATGTGTGAATTCTGGAAGTGTCGAGGCATGTTTCATTCTGGGCATG ATTTTgttctattgttttcaaaaccgaGGAGACGGGGTGGCATTGATAGCAAGGGCTGCGATTACCTCCCACGCGCACGCCCTTTACTCCCTCGCCGTGATCCAGTTCAACGGCAGCGGCGGCTCGAAGAACCACAAGGACCTCCGCGCCGGAGTGGCGCTCTGCTCGCGGGCCGCCTTCCTCGGCCACGTCGATGCGATGAGGGAGCTGGGCCACTGCTTCCAAGACGGCTACGGCGTGAACCGGAACGTCTTGGAGGGGCGGCGCTTCCTCCTCCAAGCCAACGCACGCGAGCTAGCCTTGGTCATAACCACCACTCCGGGAGCCGTGGTACCCCGTGCGTGGCTGCGTTGGAGCCCTCACCGCCATCTGCAGGGCCCGTTGATGAGTGACTTCGGATGTGACATACCCGCAGCGGAGACTCACCCGGCTAACCAGTTCTTGTACGACTGGTTCTCGAGTCGTGGCGGGGATCCATCTCCAGGGCTCCGGTTGTGCTCTCACTCAGGCTGCGGGCGGCCGGAGACGAGGATGAATGAGTTCCGCCGGTGCTCCGTATGCGGAACTGTGAACTACTGCACTCGTGCTTGCCAGGCTCTTGATTGGAAATACCGGCACAAGGCGGAGTGCGGAAACGAAGGAGGTGCGGAAGCCAATGGTAACGGACGAGCACTTCACCGTTACGGAGATTTGAACGCTCTGATTAATCTAAACGAAGAAGCCGAAGCAATCGCGTAG